The nucleotide window GGGCTTCGGGGCCTACTGGAATGTCGGTCACGGGTAGGGTTCCTAGGAGAAATTCATGTCCGTTCGTAGGTTTATTCTGGCAGAGCTGACTGAGAAATGAACTCATCCCCTATCCTTGGGTCAGTCCTTGCTGAGGTGTCGTCCTGGGGATAATGCCGCCTTTTCACCGCAAACCTGAGCTCTTTATACGCTTATGTTGTCCAGAACCCTGCTCTGCCTGGCTGTTGCCAGCGCCTCCACGCCCTTGCTCGCCGATACCGTCTGGTTGAAGAACGGAGACAAACTCAGCGGCAAGATTACCGTTTTCGACGGCGGCAAGTTGTTGATCCAGACCGACTATGCCGGCGCCGTTCCCATCGACTGGAAACAGGTCAAGACCCTTGAAAGCGACCAGCAGTTGCTGGTCAAGCAGGACGCCTACAGCGGCGAGAAAGCCAAGGCCCTGCACGCCGCCGAAGAGGGCAAGGTGACCTTGGCCAACGGTGACGCGCCCAAGACCGTCGAATTGGCCAGTATCCAGCAGATCCTCAAGCCCAAGCCGGTGGTCGAAGACTTGGTGTGGAAAGGCAACGTCGATGCCGCACTGGATTACCAGCGGGCGGAAAAAGATGTCGACGACTACGACATCGATTTCAAGACGACAGCCCGCCACGGCCGATGGCGGCACACCGCCGAGGGCGAATACAACCGCGAATTCCAGGACGACGTGGTTTCGGCCGACAACTGGAAACTGGAGTATTCCCTCGACCGCTTCCTGACGGACAAATGGTTCTGGCAGGGGCGCCTGAACTACAAGCGTGACAAGGTCGAGGACCTGGCCCGTCAGCGGGTGGTGGGTACCGGTCCGGGCTACCAGTTCTGGGATGACGAATTGGGCGCGTTCTCGCTGGGTTCGCTGTTGAACCGCACCGATTACGAGTACCAGGACGGCGGCAAGGATAACTTCTATTCCGTCGCCATGAAGTGGGATTACAACCGCTATCTCGTAGGCAAGCGCGTCGAGTTCTTCACCAATGGCGAAGTGGGCAAGCCGCTGTCCGGCGTTGCGGAGTACGCCTATGACGCGGAGATGGGCTTGCGCTACAAGGTCACCGATTGGGCCTCGCTCAACCTCAAGGCCGAGAAGGACGTGATTGAAGGTTCCGAGGAGAGTGACTTGAGCAAGACGCGCTACACGGCCGGGTTTGGCGTGACTTGGTAAGCCCCGGGCAGAAATGGCCCCTGTGGGAGCGAGCAGGCTCGCTCCCACAGTTTTTTTGTGTGGCAAAACCGGCAGGCACAAAAAAGCCCCGCTTTTGAGGGCGGGGCTTTTTACCGAAGCAGGAACAGTTAGATAACTGTTACTTCTTCAGCTTGCATGCCTTTCTGACCGCGGGTAGCGACGAAAGAAACCTGTTGGCCTTCTTTCAGGCTTTTGAAGCCGTCGGATTGGATAGCTTTGAAGTGTACGAACAGATCGTCACCGGATTGTGGGGTGATGAAGCCGAAGCCTTTTTCATCGTTGAACCACTTAACGGTACCGGTTTGGCGATTAGACATGGTGTAACTCCTTGAACAAAGATAACTGCGACTCAGGAAGAACCCTGATCGAGACTGAGTGCAAAGAGCAGGAAAAATTCTTGTAGATGGTTGGATCGAAATTCAACATATCGTGTAGAGATTCTCAGTGACACAAGCAACACAGTGACGCCACCTTAACCCTTTTTCCGAAACGTGCCAATGGTCTTTGCAAAGGTTTCTCGATTTTGGTGACTGGCGGGCGTCCATGCGCAGGAAAATAGGGTGGGTCGGCGAGAATTGCTTCACGCGCTTTGAACCCTGCCGCTCGCCCCGGTAAGATGCCGGACAGTTTTCTCCACCTCGCTATTCAGGACACCCGCCATGAGCATCAAATCGGACAAGTGGATTCGCCGCATGGCGCAAGAGCACGGCATGATCGAGCCCTTCGTAGAGCGCCAGATGCGCGGTGAAGGCGCCGACCGACTGATTTCCTTCGGTGTCTCCAGCTACGGCTACGACGTGCGCTGCGCCGACGAATTCAAGGTGTTCACCAACATCAATTCGGCCACCGTCGACCCGAAGAACTTCGATGAGAAAAGCTTCGTCGACATCAAAAGCGACGTCTGCATCATTCCGCCGAACTCCTTCGCCCTGGCCCGCACCGTCGAGTACTTCCGCATCCCGCGCAACGTGCTGACCATCTGTCTGGGCAAGAGCACTTATGCCCGTTGCGGCATCATCGTCAACGTCACGCCGCTGGAACCGGAGTGGGAAGGTCACGTGACCCTGGAGTTCTCGAACACCACGACCCTGCCGGCGAAAATCTACGCCAACGAAGGTGTGGCGCAGATGCTGTTCCTCGAATCCGATGAAGAATGCGAAGTGTCCTACAAGGACCGGGGTGGCAAGTACCAGGGCCAGCGGGGTGTGACGCTCCCACGCACCTGATTCTGACGAACAGTGGGAATTCCTGAGCGGGCAGACACTCTATTGCGTGTACTGCCCGTTTTTGTGTCAGCGCAGCGGGCTTCGCTCAGGAGTTGCTCTATGAAGATCGATCCGCGAATCAGTGCCGAACTGGCAAGGCTTGAGCCCAATCAGATCGGCGTCATGGCCTGGTCCCTGCTGGCCCACCCTGCCGAAGCGGCAGGCGGTATTCCTGGCCAGCCCGATCCCGATACCCCCAATGAACAACCCACCGAGCCGGGCGAACCAACCCTGCCGGATGAGCCGCCTCCTGCGCCTGTAGCCTAAAAATCAGCACAAGCTACAAGCAAGCACGACACCTCTTGTGGCTTGCAGCTTGAGGCTTGCAGCTATACCGGCCATATTTCGTTATCGCCAATGACAAAAACCCTGCAGTCGTTGTCCTGCTCGACCCGATAGCCGCCTGTGAAGGCGCCGAAGGCCGGCAGCAGGCTGATGGCGCTGCCCAGCCGGAAGCACGCCAGACGCAGGCGTTGCCGGCCCTTACCGCTGAGGTGATAGACCGGGTGTACGTGACCGGCCAGCACATGGCGACTCGCGTGCGGGTCAGGTTCGTGTTGGACGGCGAAGGGGCCGAGCAGCAGGGGTTCCGGTACGACGCGAATGTTCAGCGAGGGTGGTGGGTCACCGGCGCGTTTGTCGTGGTTGCCGCGAATCAGCGTCATGGCCAGGTGCGGATGCCTGTCACGCCATTCGGAAAGGGCCCTCAAGGTACCTGGCGCGTGGGAGCCAGGGCCGTGGAGAAAATCCCCGAGGAAAATCAGCTGTCGACATGGCAGGTGAGCCAGTAATCCATCCAGGATCGCGATGTTGCTGGCGGTGGTGCCGTGGGGTACCGGTTGGCCCAGACTGCGATAGGCGGCGGCTTTGCCGAAATGCACGTCTGCCACCATCAGGGTTTCCTGGGCGGGCCAGTAGATGGCTTTTTCCGGCAGCAACCAGAGTTCTTCTCCGGCCAGACTGACAGGATAAGGCGCGGGCATCAGGCATCACCCCGATCGGCGGTTTTTTCCAGCTCGTTGACCATTCGCCGGATGCGATCGGCAAGCTTTTCCGAGCTCATGCTTTCCCTGAACCGTTCCACCAGCAACGGGAAGCCCAGCGGAGTGGGGCGCTTGATGATGTGCAGGTCCAGTTGCAAGGTGTTGAGGCGTTCCAAGGTCTGCTCCAGGCGACGTATATCCAGTTCTTCACGCAGGACCTCTTCCCCGGCCTGGGCCAGCAAGAGGTTGTCGGCGTCGTATTGCTTGAACACTTGAAAGAACAACCCGCTGGAGGCCTGGACCTGTCGGGTGCTTTTCGGTGCGCCGGGGTAGCCGGCGAAGACCAGGCCGGCGATCCGGGCGATTTCGCGAAAGCGCCGAAGGGCCAACTCACCGGCGTTCAGGCTGGCGAGCACGTCGGCTAGCAGGTTGTCGGTGCTCAAGAGTGCGGGTTTCAGGTAGTGCGACCAATCCAGCGCCGTGGCGCTGAGTAGCTCCAGGCCGTAGTCGTTGACCGCAATGGAAAAGGTCACCGGTTCCTGTTGGCTGACGCGCCAGGCCAACAGGCTCGCCAGCCCCAGATGCACCTGGCGTCCGGCAAACGGGTACAGGAACAGGTGCCAGCCCTCCCGGGATTTCAGGGCTTCGGCCAGCAATGACGTTTGCGTGGGCAGGCCGGACCAGCGCTGCTGAGTCAGTAACAAGGGCTGCACGGCTTGCATCTCCGGACCCTCGAAGCACCCCTTGGCGGCTTCGCTCAGGCGCGCCACGACGGCGGCGGCCAGTTCGTTGGAAAGCGGCATCCGCCCGCCGTTCCAGCGCGGCACGGCGGCTTTTTTCGCCTGGCTGCGACGCACATAGGCAGTCATGTCCTCAACCCTGACCAACTCCAGCAAGCGTCCGGCGAACAGGAAGCCGTCCCCCGGTCGCAGGCGGGCGATGAAGCCTTCCTCCACGCTGCCCAGGGTCTTGCCACCACCGCCCTTGCTCCAGAACTTCAACTGCAGGCTGGCATCGCTGACGATGGTGCCGATGCTCATGCGGTGACGCCGGGCCAGGCGTGCATCAGGGACTCGCCAGATGCCGTGCTCGTCCGGCTCGACCCGACGGTAATCGGGGTAGGCGGTCAACGACAGGCCACCATGGCGCACGAAGGCCAGGGCCCAGGCCCACTCCGCTTCGTTCAGGTCACGGTAGGCCCAGGCGCCGCGCACTTCCCGGTACAGCTCATCGGGTACGAAGCCGCCACCCAGGGCCATGCTGACCAGATGTTGCACCAGTACATCCAAAGGCTTGTGGGGCGATTCGCGAGGTTCGATGCGCCGCTGGGCCACGGCATCCTGGGCGGCGGCGGCCTCGATCAACTCCAGGCTGTGGGTCGGCACCAGGGTGATCCGCGAGGTTCGTCCCGGCGCGTGACCGGAGCGACCTGCGCGTTGCATCAGTCGCGCCACGCCCTTGGCCGAGCCGATCTGCAACACCCGCTCGACGGGCAAGAAATCCACGCCCAGATCCAGGCTGGACGTGCACACCACCGCCTTGAGTTGACCGTCCTTGAGCGCACTTTCGACCCAGTCCCGGGTATCGCGGGACAGCGAGCTGTGGTGCAGGGCGATCAGTCCGGCCCAGTCCGGGCGGGCTTCAAGAAGCGCCTGATACCAGATTTCGGATTGCGCCCGGGTGTTGGTAAAGACCAGGCAACTGCTGCTGGCGTCGATTTGCGCGATAACCTGGGGCAGCATTTTCAGACCGATGTGTCCGGCCCACGGAAAGCGTTCGAGGACGGGGGGCAGGAGGGTATCGACCCGCAGCGTTTTGTCATTGGCGCCTTGGATGCTGACCCCGTTGCCCTGAGGGATCAGGACTTGCTCGGCATGGGCCTGGTTACCCAAGGTGGCGGACACGCCCCAGACGATGAGTTCGGGATGCCAGTGCCGCAGGCGCGCCAACGCCAGTTGCAATTGCACGCCTCGCTTGTTGCCCAACAGTTCATGCCATTCGTCCACCACCACCATGCGCAGCGTTGCCGTCGCCGTCTGCGCGTCAGCACGGGCGAGCATCAGGGTCAGGCTTTCGGGAGTGGTGATCAGCGCCGTGGGCAGGCGCCGGCCCTGGCGAGCCCGTTCGCTGGCACTGGTATCGCCGGTGCGCAGGCCGACGCTCCAGGGAATCTGCAGTTCCGCCAGCGGTGCTTCGAGGGCTTTACCCGTGTCGGCGGCCAGTGCACGCATCGGCGTGATCCACAGGACGGTCAGCGGGTCGGTCGCAGGTTTGCGTTTGCGCGGCTTGTCCGGGGGCGGGGCGGCACGGGCGAAACGGTTGAGGGCGGCAAACCATACTGCGTAGGTTTTACCGGCTCCGGTGTTGGCGTGCAGTAAGCCCGACTCCCCGCGCTTGACCGCGGCCCATACCTGTTTCTGAAAGGCGAACGGCTTCCAGCCGCGGGCGCTGAACCACTGGTTTGCGAAGTTGTTGGATGTCGCCATGCCTGCCGCGTGCGCCCTGGAAGTCCTCTTTCAGTGACCACGGCGGCAGGGGAAAGGTTTAAATAGGCGAATAGAGTTGCCGCAGATAGCCCTGCAGAACCCTGTGGCGAGGGGATTTATCCCCGCTGGGTCGCGAAGCGGCCCCTCAGCCTGGCACCTCGGTTAGTCAGGGAGATTGTCTTCAGACTATCTGGGGCCGCTTTGCGACCCAGCGGGGATAAATCCCCTCGCCACACGTTTTTCAGCCTGTTCCGGTATAGGGTTCTATTTCAAGTTGCCACTGAGGAACTGCTTCAACCGCTCGCTCTTCGGATTGCCCAGCACGTCTTCCGGCGCACCTTGTTCCTCCACCAGGCCCTGGTGCAGGAACAGCACCTGGTTCGAAACCTTGCGGGCGAAGCTCATTTCGTGGGTCACCATGATCATGGTCCGGCCTTCTTCGGCCAGCCCCTGGATGACCTTCAACACTTCCCCCACCAGTTCCGGGTCCAGGGCCGAGGTCGGTTCGTCGAACAGCATTACCTCCGGTTCCATCGCCAGGGCGCGGGCGATGGCCACGCGTTGCTGCTGGCCGCCGGACAGGAACGCCGGGTACTGCTCGGCCACGCGCGCTGGCAGGCCGACCTTGTCGAGGTAGCGACGGGCTCGCTCATCGGCTTCCTGCTTGCTGATGCCCAGCACCCGGCGTGGCGCCATGGTGATGTTTTCCAGCACGGTCATGTGGCTCCACAGGTTGAAGTGCTGGAACACCATGGCCAGGCGTGTGCGGATGCGTTGCAGTTCATCGGCGTCGGCCACGTGCATGCCGTGGCGGTCCTTGATCATCTGGACCGGCTGGCCGTCCAGGCTCATGGCGCCGTCGTTGGGTTGTTCCAGGAAGTTGATACAGCGCAGGAAGGTGCTCTTGCCCGAGCCGCTGGCGCCGATCAGGCTGATGACGTCGCCGGTCTTGGCCTTGAGCGAAACGCCCTTGAGCACCTCATGTTCGCCGTAGCTTTTATGCAGGCCTTCGATGGTCAGTTTGTACATGGAACAGGCATCCTCAAGGCGAAAGTAGGTAGCCGCTGCGGTAGGCTTCGGCACCGGCGACATGGGCGATGACCATGCCGGCGGTGGCCATGCGACGCAGCGAGCGGGCGTACATCAGCCCGGCATTGCAGCAATGAATGGGGGTGACGGTGTCGTTGACCGGGTCGATGATTTCCGCCACCAACTGACCGGCCTTCAGGTACTCGCCAGGCAAGGCGCTATAGACCAGCAGCCCGCCCACGGGCGTCGCCACCGGCTCGACGCCGGCCAGCGGCGTGGCTGGATAGGGCAGTTCGGGCAGGGGCATCGGTTCGCCGTCGATGGCGCCGTAGCGGATCAGGTATTCGATCAGGGCCTGACAGTCGAGGCTCGCCAACCCATGGTTGACGTCGCCCTGGCCGCGCAATTCGACGGTGACCGAAAAGCTGCCCAGGGGAATCTCGAAGCGCTCGCCAAAACGTTCCTTGAGTTGCCACCAGAGCAAGGTGAAGCACTCATCGAACGACTGGCCGCCCGAGTCGGTGGCCAGCAGGCTGGCCTCGGCGCCGATGTAGCGGGCCAGCGGCTCGACCTGGGGCCAGGCTTCCGGCGTGGTGTAGAGGTGCGCCACGGCTTCGAAATCGCAATGCAGGTCCAGCACCATGTCGGCGTCGCAGGCCAGCCGTTGCAGGACCAGGCGTTGGGATTGCAGTTGCGTGGTCGCGGTCTGCCGGGCAAGGGCATCGTGCAGGCTGGTGCGGATCAGCATCAGGTTGTGCTGCGGATCCTGGGTGAGCAGCTCTTCGATCTCGTTTCCGACTTCCTCGCTCAGGTCGATGAAACGGCGGTTGAAGTTCTGCCCGCTCTCCAGTTCGTAGCGACCCAGTGGCACGTCCATCAGCACTTGTTCGAGGCCGATGGGGTTGGCCACGGGCACCAGTACGATTTGGTGGCGCAGGTGGCCGGACGCCTCGAGCTCCGCCAGGCGTTGCTTGAGATGCCAGGCCACCAGCATGCCGGGCAGTTCATCGGCATGCAGTGACGACTGGATGTAGATCTTGCCGACGGCTTTTTCCGGGCCGAAGTGAAAACTGTGGATCTTGCGTGCGGTCCCCGGTAGCGGGGCCAGCAGGTCATGGATCTGGTGGCGCATTTGCTTGTGTGTCCTGGACTAATGAGTCGGCCCGAGAAAGGCCAGCCAGCGGCGCTCGGCGAGGCGGAAGAGGCCTACCAGTGCGAAGGTGACGGTCAGGTAGATCAACGCGGCGATCCCGAACGACTGGAAGGTCAGGAAGGTGGCCGAGTTGGCATCCCGGGCCACTTTCAGCACGTCTGGAACGGTAGCGGTGAATGCCACGGTCGTCGAGTGCAGCATCAGGATCACTTCGTTGCTGTAGTAGGGCAGCGAACGCCGCAGCGCCGAAGGCATGATCACATAGGCATACAGCTTCCAGCCGGTCAGGCCATAGGCCTTGGCCGCTTCGACTTCGCCGTGGTTCATGCTGCGGATCGCCCCGGCAAAGATCTCCGTGGTGTAGGCGCAGGTGTTCAGGGCGAAGGCCAGGATCGTGCAGTTCATCGCATCGCGAAAGAAGCTGTCGAGCAGGGGTTGGGCGCGCACCGCCTCGATGCTGTAGATACCGGTGTAGCAGATCAGCAGCTGGATATAGAGCGGCGTGCCGCGGAACAGGTACGTGTAGAACTGCACCGGCCAGCGCACGGAGCGCTTGGGCGAAACCCGGGCGATGGACAGCGGGATCGAGACCAGGAAGCCGATCAGCAGCGAAGCGCTGAGCAGCCACAGGGTCATCGCCAGGCCCGTGACGTTGATGCCGTCGCTGTAGAGGAACGGTCGCCAGTACTCTTGCAGAAGCTCGATCATCGCACCGCCTCCCGTGCTCCGGCGGCGTAGCGGCGTTCAAGCCTGCGCAGGATGAAGTTGGAGGCGCTGGTAATCAACAGGTAGATCAGCGCCGCCAGTACCAGGAAGTAAAACAGTTGATAGGTGCTCTTGCCCGCATCCTGGGCCGCCTTGACCAGATCGGCCAGGCCGATGATCGACACCAGCGCCGTGGCCTTGAGCATCACCATCCAGTTGTTGCCGATACCCGGCAGGGCAAAGCGCATCATTTGCGGAAACACCACGAAGCGGAAGCGCTGGCCACGCTTGAGGCCATACGCGGTGGCGGCTTCGACCTGGCCTCTTGGCACCGCGAGGATCGCGCCGCGAAAGGTCTCGGTGAAGTACGCGCCATAGATGAAGCCCAGGGTAATCACCCCTGCGCCGAATGGGTCGATCTCGATGTATTCCCATTCCATGAAGTCGGTAAAAGAGGTCAGCCAGGTTTGCAGGCTGTAGAAAATCAACAGCATCAGCACCAGGTCCGGCACGCCGCGAATCAGCGTGGTGTAGAGCTGGGCCGGGATTCGCAGCAGTTTGACCGGGGACAGCTTGGCGCTGGCACCCAGCAGGCCGAGCAAGACGCTCAACAATAGCGACAGGGCCGCCAGTTTGATGGTCATCCAGGTGCCTTGCATCAGCAGTGGGCCAAAGCCCTTCAGGCTGAAGGCGGAGAGCCCCAGATTTTGTAGGAGTTGTTCGAGCATGAAAGGAGGCCTTTGGCAGTCAAAAAGCGCCCATCCGTGATCGGATGGGCGCCGCGCATTATTTGCCGCTGTACAGATTCAGATCGCCAAAGTGTTTTTTCTGGATTTCGACGTACGTGCCGTCGTCGTGTAACGCTTTGATACCTTTATCCAAAAGTGCCTTCAGCTCTTTGTTACCTTTGTTGATACCGATGGCGGTCTTGGAAGGCAACAGTTCGCTATCCACCGGTTTGCTGACTTCATAGTCGGCACCCTTTGGCGTTTTCATGAAGCCCAGCTCGGCTTGCAGCATGTCCTGGATCGCCGCATCAAGGCGACCGGAGGTCAGGTCGGCATAGACCTGGTCCTGGTTGGCATAGGCTTGGGTCTTGACGCCGGCCTTGTCCAGCACGGCCTTGGCGTAGGCTTCCTGAATGGTGCCTTGCTCATAACCGACGGTCTTGCCTTTGAGCGAGGCGACATCTGCGCTCAGGCCCGAGCCCTTCTTGAATACATAAGCCGTTGGGCCAGAGAACAGTTCGCTGGAGAAGTCGATGACTTTTTCCCGCGCAGGGGTCACGGTCATGGACGAGATCACACCGTCGAATTTCTTGGCCTTGAGGCC belongs to Pseudomonas sp. B21-028 and includes:
- a CDS encoding DUF481 domain-containing protein → MLSRTLLCLAVASASTPLLADTVWLKNGDKLSGKITVFDGGKLLIQTDYAGAVPIDWKQVKTLESDQQLLVKQDAYSGEKAKALHAAEEGKVTLANGDAPKTVELASIQQILKPKPVVEDLVWKGNVDAALDYQRAEKDVDDYDIDFKTTARHGRWRHTAEGEYNREFQDDVVSADNWKLEYSLDRFLTDKWFWQGRLNYKRDKVEDLARQRVVGTGPGYQFWDDELGAFSLGSLLNRTDYEYQDGGKDNFYSVAMKWDYNRYLVGKRVEFFTNGEVGKPLSGVAEYAYDAEMGLRYKVTDWASLNLKAEKDVIEGSEESDLSKTRYTAGFGVTW
- a CDS encoding cold-shock protein, producing MSNRQTGTVKWFNDEKGFGFITPQSGDDLFVHFKAIQSDGFKSLKEGQQVSFVATRGQKGMQAEEVTVI
- the dcd gene encoding dCTP deaminase — translated: MSIKSDKWIRRMAQEHGMIEPFVERQMRGEGADRLISFGVSSYGYDVRCADEFKVFTNINSATVDPKNFDEKSFVDIKSDVCIIPPNSFALARTVEYFRIPRNVLTICLGKSTYARCGIIVNVTPLEPEWEGHVTLEFSNTTTLPAKIYANEGVAQMLFLESDEECEVSYKDRGGKYQGQRGVTLPRT
- the pdeM gene encoding ligase-associated DNA damage response endonuclease PdeM, encoding MPAPYPVSLAGEELWLLPEKAIYWPAQETLMVADVHFGKAAAYRSLGQPVPHGTTASNIAILDGLLAHLPCRQLIFLGDFLHGPGSHAPGTLRALSEWRDRHPHLAMTLIRGNHDKRAGDPPPSLNIRVVPEPLLLGPFAVQHEPDPHASRHVLAGHVHPVYHLSGKGRQRLRLACFRLGSAISLLPAFGAFTGGYRVEQDNDCRVFVIGDNEIWPV
- a CDS encoding ligase-associated DNA damage response DEXH box helicase, whose translation is MATSNNFANQWFSARGWKPFAFQKQVWAAVKRGESGLLHANTGAGKTYAVWFAALNRFARAAPPPDKPRKRKPATDPLTVLWITPMRALAADTGKALEAPLAELQIPWSVGLRTGDTSASERARQGRRLPTALITTPESLTLMLARADAQTATATLRMVVVDEWHELLGNKRGVQLQLALARLRHWHPELIVWGVSATLGNQAHAEQVLIPQGNGVSIQGANDKTLRVDTLLPPVLERFPWAGHIGLKMLPQVIAQIDASSSCLVFTNTRAQSEIWYQALLEARPDWAGLIALHHSSLSRDTRDWVESALKDGQLKAVVCTSSLDLGVDFLPVERVLQIGSAKGVARLMQRAGRSGHAPGRTSRITLVPTHSLELIEAAAAQDAVAQRRIEPRESPHKPLDVLVQHLVSMALGGGFVPDELYREVRGAWAYRDLNEAEWAWALAFVRHGGLSLTAYPDYRRVEPDEHGIWRVPDARLARRHRMSIGTIVSDASLQLKFWSKGGGGKTLGSVEEGFIARLRPGDGFLFAGRLLELVRVEDMTAYVRRSQAKKAAVPRWNGGRMPLSNELAAAVVARLSEAAKGCFEGPEMQAVQPLLLTQQRWSGLPTQTSLLAEALKSREGWHLFLYPFAGRQVHLGLASLLAWRVSQQEPVTFSIAVNDYGLELLSATALDWSHYLKPALLSTDNLLADVLASLNAGELALRRFREIARIAGLVFAGYPGAPKSTRQVQASSGLFFQVFKQYDADNLLLAQAGEEVLREELDIRRLEQTLERLNTLQLDLHIIKRPTPLGFPLLVERFRESMSSEKLADRIRRMVNELEKTADRGDA
- a CDS encoding ABC transporter ATP-binding protein — protein: MYKLTIEGLHKSYGEHEVLKGVSLKAKTGDVISLIGASGSGKSTFLRCINFLEQPNDGAMSLDGQPVQMIKDRHGMHVADADELQRIRTRLAMVFQHFNLWSHMTVLENITMAPRRVLGISKQEADERARRYLDKVGLPARVAEQYPAFLSGGQQQRVAIARALAMEPEVMLFDEPTSALDPELVGEVLKVIQGLAEEGRTMIMVTHEMSFARKVSNQVLFLHQGLVEEQGAPEDVLGNPKSERLKQFLSGNLK
- a CDS encoding succinylglutamate desuccinylase/aspartoacylase family protein, whose product is MRHQIHDLLAPLPGTARKIHSFHFGPEKAVGKIYIQSSLHADELPGMLVAWHLKQRLAELEASGHLRHQIVLVPVANPIGLEQVLMDVPLGRYELESGQNFNRRFIDLSEEVGNEIEELLTQDPQHNLMLIRTSLHDALARQTATTQLQSQRLVLQRLACDADMVLDLHCDFEAVAHLYTTPEAWPQVEPLARYIGAEASLLATDSGGQSFDECFTLLWWQLKERFGERFEIPLGSFSVTVELRGQGDVNHGLASLDCQALIEYLIRYGAIDGEPMPLPELPYPATPLAGVEPVATPVGGLLVYSALPGEYLKAGQLVAEIIDPVNDTVTPIHCCNAGLMYARSLRRMATAGMVIAHVAGAEAYRSGYLLSP
- a CDS encoding ABC transporter permease; translated protein: MIELLQEYWRPFLYSDGINVTGLAMTLWLLSASLLIGFLVSIPLSIARVSPKRSVRWPVQFYTYLFRGTPLYIQLLICYTGIYSIEAVRAQPLLDSFFRDAMNCTILAFALNTCAYTTEIFAGAIRSMNHGEVEAAKAYGLTGWKLYAYVIMPSALRRSLPYYSNEVILMLHSTTVAFTATVPDVLKVARDANSATFLTFQSFGIAALIYLTVTFALVGLFRLAERRWLAFLGPTH
- a CDS encoding ABC transporter permease, producing the protein MLEQLLQNLGLSAFSLKGFGPLLMQGTWMTIKLAALSLLLSVLLGLLGASAKLSPVKLLRIPAQLYTTLIRGVPDLVLMLLIFYSLQTWLTSFTDFMEWEYIEIDPFGAGVITLGFIYGAYFTETFRGAILAVPRGQVEAATAYGLKRGQRFRFVVFPQMMRFALPGIGNNWMVMLKATALVSIIGLADLVKAAQDAGKSTYQLFYFLVLAALIYLLITSASNFILRRLERRYAAGAREAVR
- a CDS encoding transporter substrate-binding domain-containing protein; its protein translation is MKKALLTLSALALCMATGAATAKEYKELRFGVDPSYAPFESKAADGSLVGFDIDLGNAICAELKVKCKWVESDFDGMIPGLKAKKFDGVISSMTVTPAREKVIDFSSELFSGPTAYVFKKGSGLSADVASLKGKTVGYEQGTIQEAYAKAVLDKAGVKTQAYANQDQVYADLTSGRLDAAIQDMLQAELGFMKTPKGADYEVSKPVDSELLPSKTAIGINKGNKELKALLDKGIKALHDDGTYVEIQKKHFGDLNLYSGK